A section of the Citrobacter farmeri genome encodes:
- the btsT gene encoding pyruvate/proton symporter BtsT, with translation MDTKKIFKHIPWVILGIIGAFCLSVVALRRGEHVSALWIVVASVSVYLVAYRYYSLYIAQKVMKLDPTRSTPAVINNDGLNYVPTNRYVLFGHHFAAIAGAGPLVGPVLAAQMGYLPGTLWLLAGVVLAGAVQDFMVLFISSRRNGASLGEMIKEEMGSVPGTIALFGCFLIMIIILAVLALIVVKALAESPWGVFTVCSTVPIALFMGIYMRFLRPGRVGEVSVIGIVLLVASIYFGGVIAHDPYWGPALTFKDTTITFALIGYAFVSALLPVWLILAPRDYLATFLKIGVIVGLALGIVILNPELKMPAMTQYIDGTGPLWKGALFPFLFITIACGAVSGFHALISSGTTPKLLACETDARFIGYGAMLMESFVAIMALVAASIIEPGLYFAMNTPPAGLGITMPNLHEMGGENAPLIMAQLKDVTAHAAATVSSWGFVISPEQILQTAKDIGEPSVLNRAGGAPTLAVGIAHVFHKVLPMADMGFWYHFGILFEALFILTALDAGTRSGRFMLQDLLGNFVPFLKKTDSLVAGIIGTAGCVGLWGYLLYQGVVDPLGGVKSLWPLFGISNQMLAAVALVLGTVVLIKMQRTKYIWVTVIPAVWLLICTTWALGLKLFSSNPQMEGFFYMANQYKEKIANGGELTAQQIANMNHIVVNNYTNAGLSILFLVVVYSIIFYGFKTWMNVRNVDKRTDKETPYVPIPEGGVKTSSHH, from the coding sequence ATGGATACGAAAAAGATATTCAAGCACATACCCTGGGTGATCCTCGGGATCATCGGGGCATTCTGCCTCTCGGTTGTCGCCTTACGCCGGGGTGAACACGTCAGCGCCCTGTGGATCGTGGTCGCTTCCGTGTCGGTATATCTGGTGGCTTACCGCTACTACAGCCTGTACATCGCCCAGAAGGTGATGAAGCTCGACCCTACACGTTCAACACCTGCGGTCATCAATAACGATGGCCTGAACTACGTTCCAACCAACCGCTATGTCCTGTTCGGACACCACTTTGCCGCCATCGCGGGTGCGGGTCCGCTGGTCGGTCCGGTTCTGGCCGCGCAGATGGGTTATCTGCCTGGTACCCTGTGGCTGCTGGCGGGTGTGGTACTGGCGGGTGCGGTCCAGGACTTCATGGTGCTGTTTATCTCTTCTCGCCGTAACGGTGCATCGCTTGGTGAGATGATTAAAGAAGAGATGGGTTCCGTGCCGGGGACAATTGCCCTGTTTGGCTGCTTCTTAATTATGATCATCATCCTCGCGGTACTGGCGCTGATCGTTGTAAAAGCGCTGGCCGAAAGTCCGTGGGGGGTCTTCACCGTTTGTTCCACCGTGCCTATCGCGCTGTTCATGGGGATCTACATGCGCTTCCTGCGTCCGGGACGTGTGGGTGAAGTATCGGTGATTGGTATTGTGCTGCTGGTTGCGTCTATTTACTTCGGCGGCGTAATTGCTCACGACCCGTACTGGGGCCCGGCGCTGACCTTTAAAGACACTACTATTACCTTTGCCCTGATCGGCTATGCGTTTGTGTCTGCGCTGCTGCCGGTATGGCTGATCCTCGCTCCGCGCGATTATCTGGCTACTTTCCTGAAAATCGGCGTTATCGTCGGCCTGGCGCTGGGTATCGTGATCCTCAACCCAGAGCTGAAAATGCCGGCCATGACCCAGTACATCGACGGTACTGGTCCGCTGTGGAAAGGTGCACTGTTCCCGTTCCTGTTCATTACCATCGCCTGTGGTGCGGTCTCTGGCTTCCATGCGCTGATCTCTTCCGGTACCACGCCGAAACTGCTGGCCTGTGAAACAGACGCCCGCTTCATCGGTTACGGCGCGATGCTGATGGAATCCTTCGTAGCGATTATGGCGCTGGTTGCGGCATCCATTATCGAACCGGGTCTCTACTTTGCAATGAACACCCCGCCGGCAGGCCTGGGCATTACCATGCCGAACCTGCATGAGATGGGCGGTGAGAACGCGCCACTGATTATGGCGCAACTGAAAGACGTCACCGCGCATGCGGCGGCAACCGTCAGTTCCTGGGGCTTCGTGATTTCACCTGAGCAGATCCTGCAAACGGCGAAAGACATCGGTGAACCGTCCGTTCTGAACCGTGCGGGTGGTGCGCCAACGCTGGCGGTCGGTATCGCGCACGTGTTCCACAAAGTGCTGCCGATGGCTGACATGGGCTTCTGGTACCACTTCGGTATTCTGTTCGAAGCACTGTTCATCCTGACCGCGCTGGATGCCGGTACCCGTTCCGGTCGATTCATGCTGCAGGACCTGCTGGGTAACTTCGTACCGTTCCTGAAGAAAACCGATTCTCTGGTTGCCGGTATCATCGGTACGGCAGGTTGTGTGGGTCTGTGGGGCTACCTGCTGTATCAGGGCGTGGTCGATCCGCTGGGCGGCGTTAAGAGCCTGTGGCCGCTGTTCGGTATCTCTAACCAGATGCTGGCAGCCGTGGCGCTGGTTCTGGGCACCGTGGTACTGATTAAAATGCAGCGCACCAAATACATCTGGGTTACCGTTATCCCGGCAGTATGGCTGCTGATCTGCACCACCTGGGCGCTGGGTCTGAAACTGTTCAGCTCCAACCCGCAGATGGAAGGCTTCTTCTACATGGCTAATCAGTACAAAGAGAAGATTGCCAACGGCGGCGAACTGACCGCGCAGCAGATTGCCAACATGAATCACATCGTTGTGAACAACTACACTAACGCAGGTCTGAGTATTCTGTTCCTGGTGGTGGTGTACAGCATCATCTTCTACGGCTTCAAAACCTGGATGAATGTGCGCAACGTGGACAAACGTACCGATAAAGAAACTCCGTACGTTCCGATTCCTGAAGGCGGCGTGAAGACCTCTTCACATCACTAA
- a CDS encoding Ldh family oxidoreductase produces METVNLTLSEAYTLAREVLSNNGFSAEHADAIARNVTAGERDGCASHGLWRLLGIVETLRKGKVSADARPQISDQAPAIVKADAGGAFSLVAYEQALPLLISKASVCGIAALAINRCVHFSALFADIEPLTDAGLVGYACTPSHAWVAPAGGTRPLFGTNPIAFGWPRKGKPPYIFDMATSAAARGEIQLHLRAGKAIPEGWGIDSEGQPSTDPQAVLNGAMLTFGGHKGSAFAAMVELLAGPLIGDMTSAESLAWDEGAGGLPYGGELILALDPSRFLGDEAHRHLERAETLFAAMQAQGARLPGERRFISREKSLQAGVTITRSLFEDISALR; encoded by the coding sequence ATGGAAACAGTAAACCTCACTTTATCTGAGGCTTACACGCTGGCGCGTGAGGTGCTGAGCAACAATGGCTTTAGCGCAGAACATGCGGATGCCATCGCGCGTAACGTGACGGCGGGCGAGCGTGACGGCTGCGCATCTCACGGGTTATGGCGATTGCTGGGGATCGTCGAGACCCTGCGTAAAGGAAAAGTCTCCGCTGATGCGCGTCCGCAGATTTCCGATCAGGCGCCCGCCATTGTCAAAGCGGACGCTGGCGGCGCGTTCTCGCTGGTGGCCTATGAACAGGCGCTGCCGTTGCTTATCAGTAAAGCCAGCGTGTGCGGCATTGCGGCGCTGGCAATCAACCGCTGCGTTCACTTTTCCGCGTTGTTTGCGGATATTGAACCCCTGACGGATGCCGGGCTGGTGGGCTACGCCTGTACGCCGAGCCACGCCTGGGTCGCCCCGGCAGGCGGTACGCGTCCGCTGTTTGGTACGAACCCAATCGCTTTTGGCTGGCCGCGTAAAGGCAAGCCGCCTTACATTTTTGACATGGCAACCAGCGCAGCGGCGCGCGGGGAGATCCAGTTGCATCTACGGGCCGGAAAAGCAATCCCGGAAGGATGGGGCATCGACAGTGAGGGGCAACCGTCAACCGATCCGCAGGCGGTGTTAAACGGCGCCATGCTGACGTTTGGCGGTCATAAGGGGTCGGCGTTTGCGGCAATGGTTGAACTGCTGGCCGGGCCGCTTATCGGCGATATGACCAGCGCGGAATCGCTGGCCTGGGATGAGGGGGCGGGTGGTTTGCCGTACGGCGGTGAGTTGATTCTGGCACTTGACCCGTCCCGATTCCTCGGGGATGAGGCGCACCGCCATCTGGAGCGGGCAGAAACCCTCTTTGCCGCAATGCAGGCGCAGGGGGCAAGACTGCCGGGCGAAAGACGCTTCATTTCGCGGGAGAAATCGTTGCAGGCAGGCGTGACGATAACCCGCTCTCTGTTTGAGGACATTTCCGCGCTGCGATAG
- the tsr gene encoding methyl-accepting chemotaxis protein yields MLKRIKIVTSLLLVLVLFGLLQLTSGGLFFNALKNDKENFTVLQTIRQQQSTLNGSWVALLQTRNTLNRAGIRYMMDQSNIGSGATVADLMQIASASLKQAEKNWADYEALPRDPRQSEAASAEIKRNYDIYHNALAELIQLLGAGKINEFFDQPTQGYQDGFEKQYVNYLQQNDRLYDLAVADNNSSYSQAMWVLGCVLLAVLVVIIAVWFGIKLSLIAPMNRLIASIRHIASGDLVKRIDVEGTNEMGQLAESLRHMQGELVRTVGDVRNGANAIYSGASEIAMGNNDLSSRTEQQAASLEETAASMEELTATVKQNAENARQASHLALSASETAQKGGKVVDNVVQTMRDIASSSQKIADIISVIDGIAFQTNILALNAAVEAARAGEQGRGFAVVAGEVRNLAQRSAQAAREIKSLIEDSVSRVDVGSTLVESAGETMDEIVNAVTRVTDIMGEIASASDEQSRGIDQVGLAVAEMDRVTQQNASLVEESAAAAAALEEQASRLTQAVAVFHIQQEQQRARSVSSVKSVSTTVQPRKAAVAETGDNWETF; encoded by the coding sequence ATGTTAAAACGTATCAAGATTGTGACCAGCCTCTTGTTGGTTCTGGTTTTATTTGGCCTTTTACAACTCACATCAGGCGGATTGTTCTTTAATGCATTGAAAAATGACAAAGAGAACTTCACCGTTCTACAAACCATTCGTCAGCAGCAGTCCACGCTGAATGGCAGTTGGGTGGCGCTGTTGCAAACGCGTAACACCCTTAACCGTGCGGGTATCCGCTACATGATGGATCAGAGCAATATTGGTAGCGGCGCGACCGTTGCGGATCTGATGCAGATTGCCAGCGCCTCTTTGAAACAGGCGGAAAAAAACTGGGCGGATTACGAAGCGCTGCCGCGCGACCCGCGTCAAAGCGAAGCCGCGTCGGCGGAAATTAAGCGCAATTACGATATCTATCACAACGCGCTGGCCGAACTGATCCAGTTGCTGGGGGCCGGGAAGATCAACGAATTTTTTGATCAGCCCACTCAGGGGTATCAGGACGGTTTTGAGAAGCAGTATGTGAATTATCTGCAACAGAACGACCGTCTGTATGACCTGGCGGTCGCAGACAACAACAGTTCTTACAGCCAGGCGATGTGGGTTCTGGGCTGCGTGTTGTTGGCGGTGCTGGTGGTCATTATTGCCGTCTGGTTTGGCATCAAACTGTCGCTGATCGCGCCAATGAACCGCCTGATCGCGAGCATTCGTCATATTGCCAGCGGCGATCTGGTGAAGCGGATTGATGTGGAAGGCACTAATGAAATGGGCCAACTGGCGGAAAGCCTGCGCCACATGCAGGGTGAACTGGTGCGTACCGTGGGCGACGTGCGTAACGGCGCGAACGCGATTTACAGCGGTGCCAGCGAAATCGCGATGGGTAACAACGATCTCTCTTCCCGTACCGAGCAGCAGGCGGCCTCTCTGGAAGAGACGGCGGCAAGCATGGAAGAACTGACGGCCACCGTTAAGCAGAACGCCGAAAACGCCCGTCAGGCCAGCCATCTGGCGCTGAGCGCGTCCGAAACGGCGCAGAAAGGCGGAAAAGTGGTAGATAACGTGGTGCAAACCATGCGCGATATCGCCTCCAGTTCGCAGAAAATCGCAGATATTATCAGTGTGATCGACGGCATTGCCTTCCAGACTAACATCCTGGCGCTGAACGCGGCGGTAGAAGCGGCACGTGCGGGTGAGCAGGGACGCGGTTTTGCAGTGGTTGCCGGAGAAGTGCGTAACCTGGCGCAGCGCAGTGCGCAGGCCGCGCGCGAAATCAAAAGCCTGATTGAAGACTCTGTGAGTCGTGTGGATGTCGGTTCTACGCTGGTAGAAAGCGCCGGTGAAACCATGGATGAGATCGTGAATGCGGTCACCCGCGTGACGGACATCATGGGCGAAATCGCGTCGGCTTCCGATGAACAAAGTCGTGGTATCGATCAGGTCGGTCTGGCCGTAGCGGAGATGGATCGTGTAACCCAGCAGAACGCCTCGCTGGTGGAAGAATCTGCCGCTGCCGCCGCCGCGCTGGAAGAGCAGGCCAGTCGTCTGACTCAGGCCGTTGCCGTGTTCCACATTCAGCAGGAACAGCAGCGTGCACGCAGCGTTTCCAGCGTGAAGTCCGTTTCCACAACGGTTCAACCGCGTAAAGCCGCTGTGGCGGAGACCGGGGACAACTGGGAAACGTTTTAA
- a CDS encoding GNAT family N-acetyltransferase — translation MHITFRPATLADAAALPAIERSAGQRFLEVPDLAWIADDHIVSAEQHREYAAKRMSWLALADDRPVGFLLGEAMGSSLYIAEFSLHLAWQGKGIGRQLIDTVAQWAREQGFTALTLTTFRHVGWNAPLYQHLGFEILEDDALPAALRQKREEETAHGIAFESRCAMRLMLN, via the coding sequence ATGCACATCACCTTTCGTCCAGCCACACTGGCAGATGCTGCCGCCCTGCCCGCCATTGAACGCTCGGCGGGACAGCGTTTTTTAGAGGTGCCAGATCTGGCATGGATCGCAGACGATCACATCGTCAGTGCGGAACAGCATCGGGAATATGCCGCGAAGAGAATGAGTTGGCTGGCCCTGGCTGACGATCGCCCCGTGGGATTTCTGCTCGGCGAAGCGATGGGGTCATCGCTGTATATTGCTGAATTTTCGCTACATCTGGCGTGGCAGGGTAAAGGCATTGGTCGCCAGTTAATAGACACGGTCGCACAGTGGGCGCGTGAGCAGGGTTTTACCGCCCTGACGCTCACCACTTTTCGCCATGTCGGCTGGAACGCGCCGCTGTATCAACATCTGGGATTTGAAATACTGGAAGATGACGCGCTGCCGGCAGCATTGCGCCAGAAGCGTGAGGAAGAAACGGCGCATGGTATCGCATTTGAATCACGGTGTGCCATGCGCCTGATGCTTAATTAA
- a CDS encoding TRAP transporter large permease has translation MSWLLIIPLMIVCLFLNIRVYLAMFIGIIAYFLFFSTVPIEIAVQRLIAPTQSPSLLAIPFFILLGTLMSYTGIAERILQVANILVGKMRGGLGVANILVSTMMGGVSASNLADAAMLSRMMVPEMERKGYNRAFAAAITAGGSLVTPIIPPGIALIIYGLVADVSIGKMFMAGLIPGLLCAVLLMFTVYLVARKTNAKPSRDTWPTGKEALFSIGQAWPALFLIFAVVGGIRANIFTPTEAGAAAVLIVLIIGFFIYRQMTLGHVVKALGETARATASVMLVIMASAALGWIFSMEHAGIAVANFVTTLTENKYMFLLIINILLLTLGMFLEGNAILLILVPLLKPVVAHFGIDPVHFGIIMIFNLSIGAFTPPVGTVMLLVCNITQVSVGQFFRQSLPLLGTLLLMLMLVTYIPAISLLLV, from the coding sequence ATGAGCTGGTTATTGATTATTCCACTAATGATCGTGTGCTTATTTCTGAATATTCGTGTTTATCTGGCAATGTTTATCGGCATTATTGCCTATTTCCTCTTTTTTTCCACGGTTCCGATTGAAATTGCTGTTCAGCGGTTGATTGCACCCACTCAGAGCCCATCCTTGCTGGCGATCCCCTTCTTTATCCTGTTGGGTACGCTGATGAGCTACACCGGTATTGCAGAACGTATCCTGCAAGTGGCGAATATTCTGGTGGGTAAAATGCGGGGCGGACTCGGTGTCGCCAATATTCTGGTCAGTACGATGATGGGGGGCGTCAGCGCTTCAAACCTGGCCGATGCGGCGATGCTGTCGCGTATGATGGTTCCCGAGATGGAGCGTAAAGGCTATAACCGTGCCTTTGCTGCTGCCATCACCGCCGGGGGGTCCCTCGTCACCCCAATTATCCCGCCGGGGATTGCCCTGATTATTTATGGCCTGGTGGCAGACGTCTCCATCGGAAAGATGTTCATGGCCGGTCTGATTCCGGGTCTGCTCTGTGCGGTGCTGTTAATGTTCACCGTCTATCTGGTTGCCCGCAAAACAAACGCTAAGCCGTCACGTGATACCTGGCCTACGGGTAAGGAAGCCCTCTTCTCTATTGGACAGGCATGGCCCGCGCTGTTTTTGATTTTTGCCGTCGTAGGGGGGATTCGCGCCAACATTTTCACCCCAACGGAAGCCGGTGCGGCTGCGGTACTCATTGTATTGATCATCGGATTCTTCATTTATCGTCAAATGACTCTCGGCCATGTCGTGAAAGCGCTGGGGGAAACGGCACGGGCAACGGCATCGGTCATGCTGGTCATCATGGCAAGTGCCGCGCTCGGTTGGATCTTCTCAATGGAACATGCCGGCATCGCGGTGGCGAACTTCGTGACGACGCTGACCGAAAACAAATACATGTTCCTGTTAATTATCAATATTCTTTTGCTGACGCTGGGAATGTTTCTTGAAGGGAATGCCATTCTGTTAATCCTGGTTCCGTTGCTTAAACCTGTCGTGGCGCATTTTGGTATCGATCCAGTACATTTCGGTATCATTATGATTTTCAACCTTTCTATCGGCGCCTTCACGCCGCCGGTTGGCACCGTCATGTTATTGGTCTGCAATATTACTCAGGTTTCCGTCGGGCAGTTTTTCCGTCAATCTCTACCCTTGCTGGGTACCTTGTTACTTATGCTGATGTTGGTGACCTATATACCGGCTATTTCGTTATTACTCGTCTGA
- a CDS encoding TRAP transporter small permease, giving the protein MRFFGKLVELSAALALFILVIMTIAAVFMRYFVGQPIQWTEEMSGLLMIWVVMLGGVVAERDRAHLTIPFVVDMFPHKVKRIIASLVALLSIGLLVYMAWLGYRLAEMAQYKVTQILKVSWFWIDIAVPVGTLATAIYTLYWLINDVKQVDVGEEKQ; this is encoded by the coding sequence ATGCGTTTCTTTGGCAAGCTTGTAGAACTCAGTGCCGCACTGGCATTGTTTATCCTGGTGATAATGACCATTGCCGCTGTATTCATGCGCTATTTTGTAGGACAGCCCATTCAATGGACTGAGGAAATGTCCGGACTGCTGATGATTTGGGTGGTGATGTTGGGCGGTGTGGTGGCTGAACGCGATCGAGCGCACCTGACTATTCCTTTTGTCGTCGATATGTTCCCACACAAAGTCAAACGTATTATTGCCTCGCTGGTTGCCCTGCTTTCCATTGGGTTGCTGGTTTATATGGCCTGGTTGGGTTATCGACTGGCGGAAATGGCGCAGTATAAGGTCACGCAAATATTGAAAGTGTCCTGGTTCTGGATTGATATCGCGGTTCCCGTCGGGACTCTGGCAACAGCAATTTATACGCTCTACTGGTTAATTAACGACGTTAAGCAGGTAGATGTCGGCGAGGAAAAACAATGA
- a CDS encoding C4-dicarboxylate TRAP transporter substrate-binding protein codes for MNKIIAVLITVCTFFLPFTIQAKPLSIKVAYENNPGEPLDVVMRYWAEILNKKSNGEITLVLYPSSQLGSKQDVTEQAMMGMNVITLTDVAFLADYEPDLGILFGPYLTDDPQKLFKIYESDWFRQKNEDLKKKGIHVVMNNYLYGTRQIISKKPIRKVEDLAGMKIRVPNNVMQIKAIQAMGATPTPMPLGEVYPALTQGVIDGVENPISVLQGQKLFEQAKYLSMVNYLTNTSVWIGGEAFFSTLSPEQLELIHSTGYEAGLYSQKLTIERDAEMLKSMEAEGVEVIYPDTEAFRQKAREVYSQFPEWTPGLYDTIQQQLQ; via the coding sequence ATGAACAAGATAATAGCCGTGCTGATTACTGTTTGTACTTTTTTTCTGCCATTCACCATTCAGGCTAAACCGCTTTCTATTAAAGTCGCATACGAAAATAATCCAGGCGAACCATTAGACGTGGTGATGCGCTACTGGGCTGAGATTCTGAATAAAAAGAGTAATGGAGAAATAACGCTGGTTCTCTATCCCAGCTCTCAGCTAGGGTCAAAACAAGATGTGACTGAACAAGCCATGATGGGAATGAACGTTATCACACTCACCGATGTGGCTTTCCTCGCCGATTACGAACCTGATTTAGGTATTTTGTTTGGACCTTATCTGACCGATGACCCGCAGAAACTATTCAAAATCTATGAGAGCGACTGGTTTCGTCAAAAAAATGAAGACCTGAAGAAAAAAGGAATTCATGTGGTAATGAACAATTATCTGTATGGCACCCGCCAGATTATTTCTAAAAAACCGATTCGCAAAGTGGAAGATCTTGCGGGAATGAAAATCCGCGTACCAAATAACGTGATGCAAATTAAAGCCATTCAGGCGATGGGCGCAACCCCAACGCCTATGCCCCTGGGGGAGGTTTATCCTGCGCTGACTCAGGGTGTGATTGATGGCGTCGAAAACCCAATTTCCGTTCTGCAAGGGCAAAAACTGTTTGAGCAGGCGAAATATCTGTCAATGGTCAATTACCTGACCAACACCTCGGTATGGATTGGCGGCGAAGCCTTTTTCAGTACGCTCTCTCCTGAGCAACTGGAATTGATTCATTCAACGGGTTATGAAGCCGGTCTCTATAGCCAGAAATTAACGATTGAACGCGACGCCGAAATGCTCAAAAGCATGGAAGCGGAAGGCGTCGAAGTTATTTACCCGGATACCGAAGCATTCCGCCAGAAAGCACGCGAAGTTTACTCGCAATTCCCGGAGTGGACGCCGGGCTTGTATGACACCATTCAACAGCAACTGCAATAA
- a CDS encoding GntR family transcriptional regulator, with protein MSRSQNLRHNVINQVIDDMARGHLPSPLPSQSALAEMYNISRTTVRHMLNHLSECGVLTLVGNDHVITRVPEHDDGFACTTASMAEQNRIFEQAFYTMINQRQLRAGETFSELQLARLAGVSPVVVREYLLKFGRYDLIQSEKRGQWSMKKFDQSYAEQLFELREMLETHALQHFLNLPDDDPRWLQAKMLLERHRMLRDSVGSNFRMFSLLDHDFHALLLSAADNIFFNQSLEIISVIFHFHYQWDERDLKQRNIIAIDEHMTILSALICRSDLDALLALRNHLNTAKQSMIRSIRQENE; from the coding sequence ATGAGCCGTTCGCAAAATTTACGTCACAATGTCATTAACCAGGTGATCGATGATATGGCGCGCGGTCATCTTCCTTCCCCGCTGCCGTCGCAAAGCGCCTTAGCCGAGATGTACAACATCAGTCGCACCACCGTGCGCCACATGCTGAACCACCTCAGCGAATGCGGCGTATTGACCCTGGTCGGCAACGACCACGTCATTACCCGTGTCCCTGAGCATGATGACGGTTTTGCCTGCACCACCGCCTCCATGGCGGAACAGAACCGTATCTTTGAGCAGGCGTTTTATACGATGATTAACCAGCGCCAGCTTCGCGCTGGCGAAACGTTTTCTGAACTTCAGCTGGCCCGGTTAGCGGGCGTCAGCCCGGTGGTGGTTCGGGAATATCTTTTAAAATTTGGACGTTACGATCTCATCCAGAGCGAGAAGCGCGGCCAGTGGAGCATGAAAAAGTTCGATCAGTCTTATGCCGAACAGCTTTTTGAGCTGCGTGAGATGCTGGAAACCCATGCGCTACAACACTTTCTCAACCTACCGGATGACGATCCGCGCTGGCTGCAGGCAAAAATGCTGCTGGAACGCCACCGTATGCTGCGCGACAGCGTTGGTAGCAACTTCCGTATGTTCTCTCTGTTAGACCATGATTTTCACGCGCTGCTGCTCTCCGCCGCCGACAATATATTTTTTAATCAATCGCTTGAGATCATCTCGGTGATATTCCATTTCCATTACCAGTGGGATGAACGCGATCTTAAGCAACGCAATATCATCGCTATTGATGAGCATATGACCATCCTCAGTGCGCTGATTTGCCGCAGCGATCTCGACGCGCTTCTCGCGCTGCGAAATCACCTGAATACGGCGAAGCAATCGATGATCCGCTCCATCCGACAAGAAAATGAATGA
- a CDS encoding zinc-binding alcohol dehydrogenase family protein, with translation MSTMNMLICQEPKKLIHEKRDIPIPEKHEALIKIKSVGICGTDIHAWGGNQPFFSYPRVLGHEICGDIVTLGEKVTQFKVGQQVAVIPYVACQRCPACLGGRTNCCEKISVIGVHQDGGFSEYLCVPETNLLLAEGIDPQAAALIEPYAISAHAVRRAAIVPGEQVLVVGAGPIGIGAAAIAKAEGAQVVVADTSSARREHVASRLGLPVVDPSAQDFEALLRAQFGGSLAQKVLDATGNQHAMNNTVNLIRHGGSIVFIGLFKGDLQFSDPEFHKKETTMMGSRNATPEDFAKVGRLMAEGKLRAEMMLTHRYPFSQLAEIFEHDVINNRALIKGVITF, from the coding sequence ATGTCCACAATGAATATGTTGATTTGCCAGGAACCCAAAAAATTAATTCATGAGAAACGCGACATTCCGATTCCGGAAAAACATGAAGCATTAATTAAAATTAAGTCTGTCGGGATATGTGGAACCGATATTCATGCCTGGGGAGGTAATCAACCTTTTTTCAGTTATCCACGCGTGTTAGGCCATGAAATATGTGGGGATATAGTGACGCTCGGCGAGAAGGTAACGCAGTTTAAAGTGGGTCAGCAGGTGGCGGTGATCCCCTACGTTGCGTGCCAGCGGTGTCCGGCGTGTCTGGGGGGACGAACGAACTGTTGCGAGAAGATCTCCGTGATCGGCGTGCATCAGGACGGAGGTTTTAGCGAATATCTCTGCGTTCCGGAAACCAACCTGTTGCTGGCAGAAGGAATTGATCCTCAGGCGGCAGCGTTGATCGAGCCTTACGCGATTAGCGCACATGCGGTGCGACGGGCCGCGATCGTGCCGGGCGAGCAGGTACTGGTCGTCGGAGCCGGACCGATTGGGATCGGGGCGGCGGCGATTGCGAAAGCAGAGGGTGCACAGGTGGTGGTTGCAGATACCAGTAGCGCTCGTCGCGAACACGTGGCTTCCCGTCTCGGTCTGCCGGTGGTGGATCCCTCTGCCCAGGATTTTGAAGCCCTGCTTCGCGCGCAATTTGGCGGTTCACTGGCGCAGAAAGTGCTTGATGCGACGGGGAATCAGCATGCCATGAACAATACCGTTAACCTGATCCGCCACGGCGGCAGCATTGTCTTTATCGGGCTGTTCAAAGGGGATTTACAGTTCTCTGACCCGGAGTTTCACAAGAAAGAAACCACCATGATGGGGAGTCGTAACGCTACGCCGGAGGATTTTGCGAAGGTGGGACGGTTGATGGCGGAAGGCAAACTAAGAGCTGAAATGATGCTTACACATCGCTATCCGTTTAGCCAACTTGCGGAGATCTTCGAACACGATGTGATTAACAACCGGGCGTTAATCAAAGGTGTGATTACGTTCTGA